The following are encoded in a window of Scophthalmus maximus strain ysfricsl-2021 chromosome 2, ASM2237912v1, whole genome shotgun sequence genomic DNA:
- the mis18a gene encoding protein Mis18-alpha yields MAEREKSTKPKHRQKRADSTFLAPGVDSTAGGNKPLKYRQICVNNSTFETSSVVDVSTVEEKLFGRAEEPEEEDDGPVVFICGKCKLPVGDSLSWDGCEDGQNQIRLKRVTENVLVGEDNRLYEAGKNSPCLIMDLFCQACNSVLGMIYTSTPKNLDYKRFAFFFNVKDIDSYVLGSASQMLAAEGPKELPVTLEYRGVLEQQLTEMKMLVMSMAQRLEAIEVGIQDGYDEV; encoded by the exons ATGgcggagagagaaaagtcaaCAAAACCAAAGCACCGACAGAAAAGGGCGGACAGCACTTTCCTGGCGCCCGGCGTCGACTCCACCGCCGGCGGCAACAAGCCGCTGAAGTACCGTCAGATATGTGTGAACAACAGCACGTTTGAAACGTCCAGCGTCGTCGACGTCAGCACCGTCGAAGAGAAGCTGTTCGGCCGCgcggaggagccggaggaggaggacgacggaCCCGTGGTCTTCATCTGCGGCAAGTGCAAGTTACCCGTCGGCGACTCGCTGTCCTGGGACGGATGCGAGGACGGACAGAACCAGATCCGACTCAAAC GGGTCACTGAAAACGTCCTGGTTGGAGAAGACAATCGACTGTATGAAGCGGGCAAAAACTCTCCCTG TCTGATCATGGATCTCTTCTGTCAAGCCTGCAACTCTGTGCTTGGCATGATTTATACATCCACGCCGAAGAACCTGGACTACAAGAGATTTGCGTTCTTTTTCAATGTGAAAGACATCGACAG CTATGTGCTGGGCTCGGCGAGCCAGATGTTGGCAGCAGAGGGCCCCAAAGAGCTGCCGGTCACGCTGGAGTACAGAGGCGTCCTTGAACAACAGTTAACGGAG ATGAAGATGCTGGTCATGTCCATGGCACAGAGGCTGGAGGCGATCGAAGTTGGCATTCAGGACGGATATGATGAGGTGTGA